Within Cyprinus carpio isolate SPL01 chromosome A7, ASM1834038v1, whole genome shotgun sequence, the genomic segment cgaattctgagtatgggtcaccatacttggctgtatgacaTAAAGAAGTGTGAAATTATTACATTGCTCTTTCCTATCACTTACTGTAAATTGagcactttttgcatttaaattctgACTGTTGACATTGAAAATGATGCATGTTTTTTCGAAGTATCGATAGATTACTTGACTGATGTTTTGACAGTGACTGTttgcatattttaatcatatttggtTATTCTCTTTAATGTATTTCCCCCGCGTTGATCCCGAAAAAGTCCCTCCGCTGATTGCGTGCGCACTTTCCCAAACGGAtaaggcttttatacttgtcacgtTCGCCGTTCTTTGAAATGCACTATTCTTTGAAATTACAACCGTCCCTTGCTATGttaagtcttgtgatgaatgagttgatgaatcaATAATTTcattatgtacaaacttaaaacaatcttaaactattagCGTTATCTCATGCATCTTTGGTTGCAGACCTTTGcggaaaattacaaaaaatgttgtgCACACTGTCAAGTGAAATTGATTTCGCGTGCACCTCAAAAGCGAAATTGCGGCAACACTGCGATTACTTCATATTTTTCCGCGTGCACCCAGCGAACTTGTGGAtccgtcgagtataaatcagcctttaaagCCCCATTCACACCTCCAGTGAACTTTTTTCGCTCTGTGTGTCGCTAGACTCGTGCTGTGAAGACGCTTGTGGCCGTTTCTACTGCTGTTGCTCAAATGTTATTGGTTAGAAAATCCAATCACAAATATATATTGCGGGTAAAACTAGTTCCTagccatattagaatgatatcttaGACTTAAAAGACATAAAAGTGTCATTCTGCTGTTGGAGAGTGTTGTTATATAAACTACAGCAGTGCTCGTGCATTAAATCATTAACATAAATTGCTCACTGCATCATATAAGTACAACTTGAACCATCAGTGTATGATTCAAACTCACTTAGACAGTCAACAGTTTCTTTTCTATGCATCATTTTTTATATCCATGTATGTGGTTACAGTCAAATCATATAAAATAGTGAAATTGCTCAGGAAATCTGTCCTGTCTTTCCTGCACTCGAGATGGTGACGTGTGAGCGCCACTGACAGATTCTTCACTCCTATTGATTGTAGCTCGTGAAATtcgctgcttatttgcataaagttgaagaaTCCTCAACTTTTGTCGCTTGACTCGCATTGCTTGACACGTCTATATTACATCGCCAATGGTCACTGTCGCTTGTGTTGCCGGCCAGCTCTCCATTGAAAATGCATGAGATTATGTCGCTCTGTCGCTggcggtgtgaacggggcttaaagcgggatttatactttcgcccaGCTCTGCTTCGACTGACTACGTGTGCACCTTCCCAAAACGGATGaggctaaataaattatattttctatttttatacaagggaaaaaaaaatgtacttcaaaGGCCTTGGACaccaaattatgatttaaaatgttctagTGAAGGTCTTTTGGTTGTTTTCCTTCAAAGCGTTACAAGTTGCGTCTAGGTGGTATTGTTCTGTATTGTTGATATTGTTGTAGTTGGGGGTCTGAATTTTTGTTTGACACAGTGCTGGATCGGAGtagttttgaataaatataatatgtcaAAAGCtagtgtaaaattaataaatatgtgcaAAGCTTTCGGATTGGTAGACTTGTGGAGGGTTCTGAATCCGGATGGagagaatatacattttattctgcTGCTCATCAGATGTACTCTAGAATTGATTATTATTTGATATCAAAGTCTCTTGTCTCTTTTTCTACCTGCTCTATAGGTTCCATCATTATTTCAGATCATGAGTGGGTATGTATGGAAATGTTTCCACATCAGGAGAGGCAGCGTACTTACAGATGGAGATTCAATACTTCCCTTCTACAGAGATCCATTGAGAaaggaaattaatatttataaggaGACAAATGTGGCAAATGCGCCCTCTGAAGGAATTCTTTGGGAAGCATTGAAGGCCGTGTTAAGGGGTTATATTTATTCAGTATGCagcatatgttaaaaaaaatgtaatattaaagatCTGGCtaatctgggaaaaaaaaaaatcaaaactgagGGAATTAGAGATGATGAAAAAAACTACACATGAAGGGTTTGAGATATTTAACacaattgaaatataaatataatgtaatacttTCTAAGAAGGTGAGGTTTGGACTGTTTAGGGTGAGGCAGAAATATTTTGGATCTGGCGATAAAGCGGGCAAGCTTATGGGCGAACTATATTATACACAGAGAAATGTCTGCGCTAATTCCTGCTGTTCAGGTCTTCTGAACGCAGAATTGTTACAAAGCCAATAGATATTAATAAAGtctttagaaaactttatttGGGTTTTATACACACTCTTCATGTGAAGCAGATGTTGGAGAAATAAAGGATTTtttgaattaattgaatttacCTAAGCTGACTGAAGACCAGAGGCAGGAACTTGATTCCCCTATTACAATGAATGAAATTGTGGAGGAAATCGGGTCCCTTCCTTTTTCTAAGTCTCTGGGGCCAGATGGTTTTGCTGCAGATTGTTTAAGTGTTTATACTGCTGAGGTAGCGCCATTGCTGCTTAAAATGTATAATGAGGCAATGGAGAAAGCAGAGTTGCCGCCCACCCTGTCACAAGCGTTAATTACACTTATACTAAAAAAGGATAAAGACCCTACTGAGTGTAAGAGTTTATCGCCTGATTTCTCTGATTCCTGTAGATGTTAAAATACTATCTTAAATCCTGGCAAACAGGTTAGACAGTGTAATTACTTAGTTAGAACCTTAGTTCATGTGGATCCGGTGGGTTTTATACAGGGGAGATCTGGTGTGGATAATATTAggagatttattaatattatatgggCAATGGCTGATGTAAACTCACCAGTAGCAGCAATTTCACTGGAtgcagaaaaagcctttgacCGCGTAGAATGGGGTTATTTATTTGAAACGTTAAAAACCTTAGGTTTTGGgagtagttttttaaaaatggataaaGTTATTGTACACATGACCCCAAGCTGCGGTGCAAACTAATGGGCAGATCTCTTCTTATTTTACATTGGCAAGAGGGACACGGCAAGTTTCTCCATTATCCcctttgttattttgtttggcTTTGGAACCACTTGCAGCGGCTATAAGAGCAAGTACAGATTTTCCGGAGGGTTCTGTGGGGGGAAAAGTTCTCAAATTGATGTTGAATGCAGATGACATACTGTTGTTTGTTTCAGAGCCTCAGAGGTCTGTGCCGTGTCTGTTAGAagattattaattcattttctaAATTATCAGGTTATAAAGTTAACTGGTCTAAATCGGAATCTCTTCATTTTATTGCCTATTGCCCTGTGTAAATTTTTTTCATCCTGCTCCCTTTCGGTGGCCCAAAAGAAGGTATATGGTACCTTGGGTATTCTTTTCCCTCATTAACTTAAGGATTTAGTCAGAGTGAATTTGGACCCACTGGTGCAAAGAGTTTCAAATGATGTTGGGAGGTGGTCatctttaatctctctctcttctgggTAAGGTGAATGTGTTCAAAATTAACTGTCTTCAAAAATTAACTATTTACTTCAATCAATCCCAGTTGAAATTCCACTGcgatattttaaacaatttgataATATAACCAAGGCATTTCTTTGGAATGGGAATCATCCCCGgttaaatatgtgcaaattgCAACAGCCGGTTGATAGAGGGGGGTTGGGTCTTcctaaacttatattttatttttacgccTTCAGTTTAAGACATCTGGCTCACTGGTCCCTTCCACCTGAGAGGGCTCCCCCTTGGTTTAACGTTGAGCAAGCCATTCTGCTACCGCTGCCGCCACTACAATGCTTATCCACTAAATTACCTCATACAACAAAGTCTCATCCCATAATATAACATCTCCAGTTTGTGTGGAAGAAAATAGCaagaatttttaaattgaatCCCTTTTTGAATACAGCTTCATGTATCTGGATGAATCCCAAATTATGCATTGGAAAATCAGCCTTTTTGTGGAAGGAATGGCTAGCAAAGGGTATTTAGAAGTTAGGTGACGTTTATgagaataatattttgaaatcgtTTAACCAATTAACCCAATCATTTGGACTTAATAAAACACAGTTTTGGAGATATCTACAGCTGAGACACTTGTTAAGTGGGTCTTTTGGTTCTAGTAGTCAAGGTCCACCAGAAGATAATATTTTATCTATAATTCTAGAAGCATGGGGTAGAGGACATGAGGCATCAGTATATTATAGATTGATAATGGAGAAAGTAGGATATAGTTTCCATTCTGCTACTAAAAGAGTCTGGAGCAAGGATTTGAATATCTCAATTAGTGATGAGGACTGGACCAAAATATGCAGAAATTGTAGAGTAATGTCGAGGAATTTGGGGGTACGACTTATACAGTTTAAGATATTGAATCATTTTTATTGGACCCCGAGAAGGTTATTTAGACTTAGTCTGAAGGACTCAGCCAAATGCTGGTGATGTGAGAGGGAGGACGGAGACCTGATACATGCTCTGTGGTCCTGTTCTAAAATACAAGAATTTTGGTCTAAGGTCCATAATTATATTCAAGAGATGTCAGAACGTTGTTTTCCATTTTGTCCAGGTTTACATGTTCTTGGAGACCCATCTTTTTTTAAGCCCGGATGTAGAGACAACTGAATGGATTCAGATAAGTATTACGATTGGGAGACAAACTAAAATGAGAAGTTGGCGGATGCCAGGTTCGCCTTCTTTCCAAGAATGGGTTACGGAATTAGGCAAAGTTTGTGCTTATGAAGGAATGGCATACAGATTACTTGATAAAAATGAGGTCTATAGGATAAAGTGGGGCAGATATCTGACATTTATTGAGGGTATAGAATGATGGTGGGGAGACACAATATTAGAGCTGCTTTAATGGATCTGGTGAATAACTCTTTGACAttgccattttaatttaatcttgtatgtgtgtgtgtgtgtgtgtgtgtgtgtatatatatatatatatatatatatatatatatatatatatatatacatatatgtatgtatgtatattattataattatttttttcttttttttttcttagagatGTATTATAGCAATCTTCATGCAATTGTAATGACACTGTTTGCGTGGGTGGGTAATATGGGAGGGGGTCTGAGGATATAATTTTGTTTGGAGAATAATTGTACTGATTTGTTAAtccaaaagagaaaataaaaagtgtgaatcataaaaaaaaagaaaaaaaaaagttgcgtctgatggagtttgaacttaacatcaaactgcttctgtttcacacaaatgccggcacagacgtgcatgttcggctagagtCGCCGTGAACTCGTGCATCTTcattcagggcgattctagccaaACTTGCATGTCTGAATACAACTTtatatgaatgatgcagtgctaactgacatatAATTTATCAcggtacagaaactataaagtatattttctaccttattctgtgcagaaaatttaaataattgtttgtagtatataaaagaacaataaaattgtcattagaaaaaaattataggtcacaaatgattgattattgtccagcagtgtatttgatttcttataccAAATACAAAGTAAGAGATAAGAACAAAAATTCCTTGTAaagaacaatgacaaaaaaacaaaaaacaaagataataataataataataataataataataatacatacatacatacatatataaatacataaaattattgtatatgacatttctgtcacttctgaaatgatggctatgcccctggtgtgacaaaatgttagcctataCATAACTACTTTTAAAGCTCCTTTTAAAAATATTGGCTTACATTAATTTCTACAATGgacaaaagttgttgttttttttccctgtaacctatggttctctaaccataaaggctgctgtttAATTTGCCTCCTTACTAagtatttaaagaatttaggggtagcatttaaataatcccGTGAATGCTCTTAAAGAATGCAAAATCAAATCGTTAATCGAATCaaattgaatcgaatcgaattgtgAATCTAATCAAATTGAATCATTtgaatttgcaaaaatcgttattgaatcgaatcgaaaacctatgaatcgtgaatcgaatcgaaacgctgtctacccaaagatgaacagccctaatatttataatgcaatgcctttatcactgcttagaatactatgaaatatgttgcgtgcttattctgtgtaagaagccacatcacgtcacaaatgatttatttcaaacactcgactgacgttatgaagtgagtttggagtaaaaaaatgtaattaaatttgatattttcacatgctttcagatggagcagcatttactacacagcgCATTAGTTCACTGAGaaggtatgcaaaaaaaaaagctttcattatCGTGAACGATTTCTTTGATTTCATAATCGTGCAATAAAATTGTctgtgtagcttgtcagtaaactatggctctgtgtagtaaatgctgctccatctgtaAGAACATGATGATggtttactgctgattacagaaccggctttactaaaAAAATGCGAATGACATTTACATTCAATTAACCCTGCAGCACTATTTTAagggaataaattaaaacagttatcTATATAGCATTATCAGCATATGTTGAAGTAGATTTGTCTCTCATGGTCTCTGAGAGAATTTTTGGCATCATATGCCGAAAACTCTATCATTACTCCATCAGTCCATTTTTACTTTCTGCATATAGTGAATTGACTGAGATTAAGACGTTCACTGGCATAACTCTTGCGAAAGTTTGCatgttgcttgtgtgatatccattggctcaccttcatggtttaaaacagaaatatttccaacaCTGCGACTTAACCAATTACCGACGTACCAAACTGAACCGTGACAACAGTGTTTCTTATCGAAACGAACCATGACTTTTGTGAACGTTACACCCctaatacatacagtacataaaaagaaatcattcacgataatgaaagcttttttttttttgcatgccttCTCAATAAATATGTATTGAGTGGGGAAAAACATTTGCCTTTTTCCAAATACAACTCGGTGGAAATCTCATCTTGTAACGGCACCATAATGTGAGGGGCCTTATCTGTTTAAGATATTGTTTCCAGGGGAtacattgtttatattaaaaagtattaattaaatgtttaaactaaccaTAACCTCACTCAAAAGGTCTGTTTTCTGATGGGCATTTAGTCTTAAATTATTGCTACACaaacattttgagaaatatttgtCTCCATCTGCATTTTACAGAAAGCCAAAGCTTCCACCACGCAGATCAACTCTGATAAACAAAGGTCCTCCACAACAATCCCGTCTACATACAGAAAGGACAAATCTTGATGACAATGGAAATGTCCGAAAATGGACTTATGGAGAAAAAGATGACAGTAAACCAAACAAAATTGTTCTCCTGGTGGGAGAGACCGGCGCTGGTAAGACGACTCTCATCAACAGCATGGTCAACTACTTACTGGGAGTGAAGTTTGAGGAAGAAAAGTGGTATGAAATTACAGAAGAAGCAGCCGGAGATCAATCAGAATCGCAAACCTCTGAAATCACCATGTATGAGGTCTTTTCTATGAAAAGTCCCATATCTCTCACCATCATTGATACTCCAGGCTACGGGGACACTAGAGGACTGGACAAAGATCTGGAAGTTGCTGAGAATTTATCTGCATTGTTCCAAAGAAAAGATGGAGTTTGTGAAGttgacgctgtgtgttttgtgattcAAGCATCAAAGAATCGTCTCTCAGACAGACAGCATTACATTATCAGTTCAATTCTGTCTTTGTTTGGAAAAGACGTTGTGAACAACATTGTGTTCCTAATCACACACTCTGATGGTCTGCCACCCCATAATGTCCTTTCTGGCATCAAAAAAGCTAGTATCCCCTGCAGACGAGACAAAAATGACCAAcctgtttatttcttattcaacAACAGACAGACTGAAGGCCGTCACACTAAAGAACGTCACATTCGTGCTCAAAGAGACGCCTGGGAAGACAGTGTGGAAGGCATGAAGCAATTCTTTCAGTCTCTGAATGAAATGAACAGAAGAAGTTTAAAGTTGACTTCAGATGTCTTGATGGAGCGAATTCAGTTTGAAGCATCCATCTGCAACTTACAGCTGCGAATTCAAGAGAAGGAGCTGAAAAAGTCTGAAAAACTTCAGATTGAGGCAGCAATGAGACAAAACAAGGAAAAGATTGATAAGTGTGAAAACTTCACCATTACAGTAAAAAAGATCATCAAAGAGAAGGTGCCCATCGAGAGCAAGTCATGGAAGAACAGGAAGGCGACAACCTGCACCATCTGTGAGGAAAACTGTCATGAGTTTGACTGCTGGTGGGTTTCTGATCCCAGCAAATGTGAAGTTATGAAAAAAGGCTACTGCACCGTGTGCACAGGGAAGTGTCATCACAGCAAACACctcaaagaaaacaagaaatacGTCATCAGAATTTCAAACGTCATGATGGAGTTTGACTCCATAAAAAAGGAATATGAAAAAGCCCAAGAAGAGTCCAAAATATATTCATCTTTAATGCAACATCTTGACAAAGATTTGAAGGAGATTGAAAACCAAAAGTCAAGTCTTCTGTCCGAAGCTTACCAGGCCATCAAGAATCTGTCTCAGATCGCATTAAAACCAGACTCTGCCTTCACTCTTCAGCATCTGGACTTCTTCATCCCCAGAGTGAGGGAGGCTGGGAAAGAAACCTGGGTGCGAGAGTTGGAGGAAATGAGGAGAAAAGCTGTAGCTGATGAAGCCAATAAAAACGCTCTGAGTTATCTGAAAGCTGGCCTGGCAAATCTTTTCATGAATGGGAAATGATTGAATCCAGTACACTGAACAATGAAAGCAGAAGCCTGCTGCTTACAATGAGAAAAATCAGTGCTGTTGACTGACTGTGCAGGTGTTTCTGCAGAACGTCTATAAACCAGAGGATGTTTTCCAATCCCAGGTTACATCATAGAGATTtaggcatcttttttttttcttttttttttttttttttttttatatgaaggccacataaaaatttatacttttcattaaacatgaaattgcaCCATCAAATTGAAACCTCATGAATTTGAAACCtcatatgttttattaaaatgagtttgtttttattgttgcatACTGAGTTACCTTCTtatggcaataaaataaaaaagttaaaaagttttcATTGAACTGGCTCGTTTACTGTCTCAGTGTGCTGTAAAAAGTCATGCTAAATGCAAACGGACATGAACAACTACATATTACAGAGAATATGAAGATGCTTTATAAAGTGATAGAGGAACCTAATGTATGATCCTGTAGTATTTAGGGGTTGAAGCTGaataattagaatttaaattactgtaaactaattaaaggacagacagacagactcagTGGCGTAGGCAGAATGGTATTTTTGGTTGGGCCTGGGCAAAAGTGAGTGGGCACTAGTAACTAATGGGTGGAGTCAGACTCAATATTCAGGTAATTTTAATCTTCTTTTCATTGATCCTATTGAAAAATACACTGTAGAACACAGTGGAAGACACACATATTAAAACTACAATGTATCCATGACCAGCAAGAACGTGCCCATTGTCAACTTAATCAGTGCGTGCCCCTCCccaaatattatggaagtaaaaaaaaaaaaaaaaaacaacaacaaaaaacacattctataggggtcaaaatagaactttaataaaacataaaagtaaataagtaaataaattgtaattaaatggtattatttacaaattacaattgtagctttaaaaaaaaaaaaaaaaaaaaaaaaaaaacattaaatgaaacatttttaaagattaaatattatcaaaataaacaataataaatttaataaaaaaatcagtggcAGTGGCTATTTGCAATAAGTGTAAgtagcaatggattctatttacactaagtgaaaatagcatattctTTAGTTTAGAGTCAGTTTAGCCAATCACGACACACGGGCTAGCTtaccaatcagagcccattgcctatttctgagggaggggcttcataaaagcggGAAATGATCAGAGTGtttctcaagtcaagtcaagtcaagtcatctttatttatatagtgctttaaacaaaaaaagattgcgtcaaagcaactgaacaacattaattaggaaaacagtgtgtcaaataatgcaaaatgacagttaaaggcagttcatcattgaattccagtgatgtcatcatgcagctcagttcagtttaaatagtatctgtgcaataatttgcaatcaagtcaacgaatatcgctgtaaatgaagtgtccccaactaagcaagccagaggcgacagcggcaaggaaccaaaactccatcagtgacagaatggagaaaaaaaccttgggagaaactggccagacgaaaccagcagttcaattccaggctgcagcaaagtcagactgtgcagaagaatcatctgtttcctgtggtcttgtcggttcccggtggtcgtctgagacaagggtCTTTACAGCGGGATCTtttctctggggctctagtcctggtctccgctgtctttcagggtgtagaggtcctttctaggtgctgatccaccatctgagcttggatacatactggatcatgtggtgactgcagtgaccatctgatctggtatacagactggatctggtggctacggtggaCCTCGGAATAAATCGagagaaaacagactaatatgagcgtagatgccattcttctaacgatgtggcaagtacattgggtgttatgggaagtgtttcccggttctggttgacctaaattaatgcagcctaaaaatccttttttaacGCGGATTTGGATATCTAGAAGCGTATTAGTAtgtttatgtgtaagccaggttaaagagatgggtctttaatctagatttaaaactgcCAAGAGTGTGTccctgcctcccaaacaatgttaggtaggtatTCCAGAGATGTTGGGCGCgaaaataggagaaggatctgccgcgcCGCAGTTGACTTTTGattattctaggtattatcaaattgccagagcttttgagaacggagcggacgtggaggactataatgtaacaagagcttgtttaaatactgaggtgctacaataccattcagggcttttataagtattaataagcaagattttaaaaaatctagcaatgtttgatagggagtcagtgcagtgttgacaggaccgggctaatatgatcatacttacctggttctagtaagaactctagctgctgcattttggactaactggagtttgtttcctaagcgtgcagaacaaccacccaatagagcattacaatagtctaaaccttgaggtcataaacgcatggattaacctTCTcttttctcagagaagggacagagcggtttgtggaataaaggtaaattatgtgaaatagtcttttttttttttttttttttgaagaataccTCATGTTAGAacctgcaccccataaacacaaacaagcctcgagaaaaaaaattaaataaaaaatacccagTGAACCCACCCTTAATCATAAACTATCtacataataaatgattatatatgtcatatacaatttggcattttaaaagctttaaaattatgttaaattatttagataaaaatgggacaaataattacataataatgtagTCCTAATTAACAGCCGCAGACTGTCAAAAAATACTacgaataataaataattataaataatttaaaaacaacattaatgttATGTTGCAGTTTCATAATTGAGCATGTTTTTTCATGGTTTATTGTTCagctattaaattaaattaaattaaattcagtttatttgtatagcgctttttatgatacaaatcgttgcaaagcaactttacagaaaattaagtctCTACATATCATTTAGTAATCGCTTATCATTAGTGAAATGTCAgttgatgtacatatggcagaaatgtatggaaaaatcaattaaagacgtaattaaacagatgatgaacactattaacagcaattatcaTATAATGCAATCACACACTTGTAGCAGTATTTGGTAGTTctatatgttgtttcagggttggcatcatctgaggtcctctgaggggttggcatcatctcttctcaggtgttggATCCAGACAGatgcttgtgtaaatcctagttaccaggGGTTGTCAATACCgtggaaaaaaaacatagaaaaccaaatagagacataattagcatagctgctgctCCAACCCAATGAAAATTGATTTGTGTACaaccaagctaaagaataataatgtgcatttgattagATATAACAGCAATACAAGATTATATAGATGccttatttgaatgcttggccaaagagatgtgtctttaatctagatttaaacagagagagagtgtgtctgaaacccgaacattatcaggaaggctgaGCCAAAATGCATTTGGCAGGTTTGTGACCTtcgggagcgtgatggattgtagagTGGGAGAAGACTAGGTAGGTACGAAGGAGCTAAACCTTTAAGGGCCATGTAGttaagtacaaacccgattccaaaaaagttggacactgtacaaattgtgaataaaaaacagaatggaATCTGCtgtgatgtggaagtttcaaatttcaatattttattcagaatacaacataggtgacatatcaaatgtttaaactgagaaaatgtatcattttaagggaaaactaagttgatactttttaaatttcattgcatcaacacatctcaaaaaaagttgggacaaaaaggccatgtttaccactgtgtggcatcccctcttcttttgtataacagtctgcaaacatctggggactgaggagacaagttgctcaagtttaggaatagggaATGTTGTCCctttcttgtctaatacaggcttctagttgctcgactgtcttaggtctttgttgcatcttcctcttttatGATGCGCCAATTGTTTTCTATGGGGtcaaagatctggactgcaggctggccatttcagtacccgtgGGGATCCTTCTTTCTACGCGCTGCCATgagttgtaattgatgcagtatgtggtctggcattgtccatgttggaaaatgcaaggtcttccttgaaagagatgacgtctggatgggagcatatgttgttctagaacttggataccCC encodes:
- the LOC109054313 gene encoding uncharacterized protein LOC109054313, producing MSITKPKLPPRRSTLINKGPPQQSRLHTERTNLDDNGNVRKWTYGEKDDSKPNKIVLLVGETGAGKTTLINSMVNYLLGVKFEEEKWYEITEEAAGDQSESQTSEITMYEVFSMKSPISLTIIDTPGYGDTRGLDKDLEVAENLSALFQRKDGVCEVDAVCFVIQASKNRLSDRQHYIISSILSLFGKDVVNNIVFLITHSDGLPPHNVLSGIKKASIPCRRDKNDQPVYFLFNNRQTEGRHTKERHIRAQRDAWEDSVEGMKQFFQSLNEMNRRSLKLTSDVLMERIQFEASICNLQLRIQEKELKKSEKLQIEAAMRQNKEKIDKCENFTITVKKIIKEKVPIESKSWKNRKATTCTICEENCHEFDCWWVSDPSKCEVMKKGYCTVCTGKCHHSKHLKENKKYVIRISNVMMEFDSIKKEYEKAQEESKIYSSLMQHLDKDLKEIENQKSSLLSEAYQAIKNLSQIALKPDSAFTLQHLDFFIPRVREAGKETWVRELEEMRRKAVADEANKNALSYLKAGLANLFMNGK